In a single window of the Nocardioides sp. L-11A genome:
- a CDS encoding TraR/DksA C4-type zinc finger protein — MAGARVLLEAEGDEARRRLAGLTGTFDEVVAASRDTNADDEHDPEGATIAFERSQLATLVAQVRRHLAEVEAALARLDAGSYGRCETCGAPIAPARLEARPTARTCVGC; from the coding sequence ATGGCGGGCGCGCGGGTGTTGCTGGAGGCGGAGGGGGACGAGGCGCGGCGTCGCCTCGCCGGACTGACGGGCACCTTCGACGAGGTGGTGGCCGCCTCGCGCGACACCAACGCCGACGACGAGCACGATCCGGAGGGCGCCACCATCGCGTTCGAGCGGTCGCAGCTCGCGACGCTGGTCGCGCAGGTACGCCGACACCTGGCCGAGGTGGAGGCGGCGCTGGCGAGGCTGGACGCCGGCAGCTACGGGCGGTGTGAGACGTGCGGAGCGCCGATCGCCCCGGCCCGGCTCGAGGCGCGGCCCACGGCCCGGACCTGCGTCGGATGCTGA
- a CDS encoding VOC family protein — MTGVRQVQVAFDCASPRAVADFWKAALGYVDPPFPPDPDDAWAVCQDPTGVGPRLYFQRVPEAKVAKNRVHLDVRVGSGMTDDENESCQNMVDVEGNEFCLD, encoded by the coding sequence ATGACCGGAGTGCGGCAGGTACAGGTGGCCTTCGACTGCGCGAGCCCGCGGGCGGTCGCCGACTTCTGGAAGGCCGCCCTCGGGTACGTCGACCCGCCGTTCCCGCCCGACCCCGACGACGCCTGGGCCGTGTGCCAGGACCCGACGGGTGTCGGGCCGCGGCTGTACTTCCAGCGGGTCCCCGAGGCCAAGGTCGCGAAGAATCGGGTCCACCTCGACGTCCGCGTGGGGTCCGGCATGACCGACGACGAGAACGAGTCCTGCCAGAACATGGTCGACGTCGAGGGCAACGAGTTCTGCCTGGACTAG
- a CDS encoding nuclear transport factor 2 family protein: MDLVAIEEIKRLKHRYFRTLDLKRWEEYADCLAEDVSARYGTQAMGEPLHFDNRADVVAYMEKNLGPSIITIHIANHPEIDVDGDTATGSWAFEDTVIVPDFKVQIRGGGYYVDTYRRDADGAWRIASTQYERIYEAMTSLDDTPSFKLIANRWDPSLEH, translated from the coding sequence ATGGACCTTGTCGCGATCGAGGAGATCAAGCGCCTCAAGCACCGCTACTTCCGCACCCTCGACCTGAAGAGGTGGGAGGAGTACGCCGACTGTCTCGCCGAGGACGTCAGCGCCCGCTACGGCACGCAGGCGATGGGCGAGCCGCTGCACTTCGACAACCGGGCCGACGTCGTGGCGTACATGGAGAAGAACCTCGGCCCCTCGATCATCACGATCCATATCGCCAACCACCCCGAGATCGACGTCGACGGCGACACCGCGACCGGCTCGTGGGCGTTCGAGGACACCGTGATCGTGCCGGACTTCAAGGTGCAGATCCGGGGCGGCGGGTACTACGTCGACACCTACCGGCGCGACGCCGACGGCGCGTGGCGGATCGCCTCGACACAGTACGAGCGGATCTACGAGGCGATGACGTCCCTCGACGACACGCCGAGCTTCAAGCTGATCGCCAACCGGTGGGACCCGTCGCTCGAGCACTGA
- a CDS encoding phospholipase D-like domain-containing protein codes for MALLLATALLVVGQGEVTPADAATAAAAPTGVATGVAAKKGPDPAYVVKPGIVFNHPFRSTKKKTKIQRRIIKTVKNVPAGETIRLMTWNFDSPKYANAFIKAHQRGVSVQIIMARGLAKSQGPGRSYPTLRNALKKGNADRPKELRSWIRTCMSTCRGKGGAMHSKLMLVSRSGATTNIAMQGSGNFTGAAAVQQFNDWTTVTENPGLYDGWMTMWKQAKKDKNVKPLRFTVPSTTTPGSTITTMFAPHRKKTDPALKVLNKVQCTGASNVPGGRTKVRIANAVWGDQRGVKVAKKVRALHNAGCDVRIVFMMMPLKIRNILRGLPAKQMVYITGATANKFKDRYVHLKGLAVQGHVDGRADGNVVLSSSENWTQLGWHSDEQNVIFWDDQPMAAKYAAWVDLIFRQAPRNLNNYVNSADPNGRFVPGTEFLGPQDYPFHELELN; via the coding sequence GTGGCACTGCTCCTCGCCACGGCTCTGCTGGTGGTGGGACAGGGCGAGGTGACGCCCGCCGACGCAGCCACGGCGGCTGCCGCGCCGACCGGGGTGGCGACCGGGGTGGCGGCGAAGAAGGGACCCGACCCGGCGTACGTCGTCAAGCCGGGGATCGTGTTCAACCACCCGTTCCGCAGTACCAAGAAGAAGACCAAGATCCAGCGCCGGATCATCAAGACGGTCAAGAACGTGCCGGCCGGCGAGACGATCCGCCTGATGACCTGGAACTTCGACTCGCCGAAGTACGCGAACGCCTTCATCAAGGCCCACCAGCGTGGTGTCTCGGTGCAGATCATCATGGCCCGGGGCCTGGCGAAGTCGCAGGGACCGGGCCGCTCCTACCCGACCTTGCGCAACGCGCTCAAGAAGGGCAACGCGGACCGGCCCAAGGAGCTGCGCAGTTGGATCCGCACCTGCATGTCGACCTGTCGCGGCAAGGGTGGCGCGATGCACTCCAAGCTGATGCTGGTCAGCCGCTCCGGCGCGACCACGAACATCGCCATGCAGGGCTCGGGCAACTTCACCGGCGCCGCGGCCGTGCAGCAGTTCAACGACTGGACCACCGTCACCGAGAACCCGGGCCTCTACGACGGCTGGATGACGATGTGGAAGCAGGCGAAGAAGGACAAGAACGTCAAGCCGCTGCGGTTCACGGTGCCCAGCACCACCACGCCGGGGTCCACCATCACCACGATGTTCGCGCCGCACCGCAAGAAGACCGACCCGGCGCTCAAGGTCCTCAACAAGGTGCAGTGCACGGGCGCGTCCAACGTCCCCGGTGGCCGCACCAAGGTGCGGATCGCCAACGCCGTATGGGGCGACCAGCGCGGTGTGAAGGTCGCGAAGAAGGTCCGCGCGCTGCACAACGCAGGCTGCGACGTGCGGATCGTGTTCATGATGATGCCGCTGAAGATCCGCAACATCCTGCGCGGCCTCCCGGCGAAGCAGATGGTCTACATCACCGGCGCGACGGCCAACAAGTTCAAGGACCGCTACGTCCACCTCAAGGGCCTGGCGGTCCAGGGGCACGTGGACGGCCGCGCCGACGGCAATGTCGTCCTGTCCAGCAGCGAGAACTGGACCCAGCTCGGCTGGCACTCCGACGAGCAGAACGTCATCTTCTGGGACGACCAGCCGATGGCGGCGAAGTACGCCGCCTGGGTGGACCTGATCTTCCGCCAGGCGCCGCGCAACCTGAACAACTACGTGAACTCCGCCGACCCGAACGGCCGGTTCGTCCCCGGCACCGAGTTCCTCGGGCCTCAGGACTACCCGTTCCACGAGCTCGAGCTGAACTGA
- a CDS encoding DNA polymerase Y family protein: MAGRTMVLWCPDWAVTAGMLELADTGAWTGAEPGVDAAAPAVVLANNVVTVCNAAARSEGVRRGQRRRDAQARCPEVMLLAANPDRDARWFEPVLAAVEAVRPGVAPLRPGLLAVPAPGRYFARRGLDGEEAAAAVLAERLVQEGVWDSRFGAADDLYTAERAARQASPQACLSIAAGGSAEFLRGLPVTVLADDGPEGAELAGLLRRLGLALLADFARLGAGEVANRFGSYGADVWRRVQGREATRLAPRTPPPELACAISFEPPLESAEAVTFSVRTTAERFVAGLADRQLVATSVRIEAEFEEGVSTRTWLHPRCFTSRDLVDRVHWQLQAGMASSGLRSRKSVGETISSAVTVVRFLPDVVEPAGDHADGLWGGGAEEQVVRGVARVQAMVGYDAVRVPVLQGGRGAADRQALVPWGERPVGLRPVDRPWPGRIPGPAPSRVFATPLEAEVVDEASVPVAVTPRGLVTGEPWRIRIGRHWCPVASWAGPWPVDEGWWLASSGAAGPAQGLTARFQVVGVDGRAWLLRWHAPARWEVEAAYD, encoded by the coding sequence ATGGCGGGGCGGACGATGGTCCTGTGGTGTCCGGACTGGGCGGTCACGGCGGGCATGCTGGAGCTGGCCGACACCGGTGCCTGGACGGGGGCGGAGCCGGGCGTCGACGCGGCGGCGCCGGCCGTCGTCCTCGCCAACAACGTGGTGACGGTGTGCAATGCCGCCGCCCGTTCCGAGGGCGTACGCCGCGGGCAGCGGCGTCGTGACGCCCAGGCGCGCTGTCCCGAGGTGATGCTGCTCGCGGCCAACCCCGACCGGGACGCCCGGTGGTTCGAGCCGGTGCTCGCGGCGGTGGAGGCGGTGCGGCCGGGGGTGGCGCCGCTGCGACCCGGTCTGCTCGCCGTGCCCGCCCCGGGACGCTACTTCGCCCGCCGCGGGCTCGACGGGGAGGAGGCCGCGGCGGCGGTGCTCGCCGAGCGTCTCGTGCAGGAGGGGGTGTGGGACAGCCGGTTCGGTGCGGCCGACGACCTCTACACCGCCGAGCGGGCCGCCCGGCAGGCGTCGCCGCAGGCCTGCCTGTCGATCGCGGCGGGCGGCTCGGCGGAGTTCCTGCGTGGCCTGCCGGTCACCGTCCTCGCCGACGACGGACCGGAGGGGGCCGAGCTCGCCGGCCTGCTGCGCCGGCTCGGCCTGGCGCTGCTGGCCGACTTCGCCCGGCTCGGAGCAGGCGAGGTCGCCAACCGGTTCGGGAGCTACGGCGCCGATGTGTGGCGGCGGGTGCAGGGCCGGGAGGCGACCCGGCTCGCCCCCCGCACCCCGCCGCCGGAGCTGGCCTGTGCGATCTCCTTCGAGCCGCCCCTCGAGTCCGCCGAGGCCGTCACCTTCAGCGTCCGCACCACCGCCGAGCGGTTCGTCGCCGGTCTCGCCGACCGGCAGCTCGTGGCGACCTCGGTCCGGATCGAGGCGGAGTTCGAGGAGGGGGTCTCCACCCGGACCTGGCTGCACCCTCGGTGCTTCACCTCACGCGACCTGGTCGACCGGGTGCATTGGCAGCTCCAGGCCGGGATGGCGTCCTCGGGCCTGCGCAGCCGCAAGTCCGTCGGCGAGACGATCTCCTCGGCGGTCACCGTCGTCCGCTTCCTGCCCGATGTCGTCGAGCCGGCCGGCGACCACGCCGACGGGCTGTGGGGCGGCGGCGCCGAGGAGCAGGTGGTGCGCGGGGTCGCCCGGGTCCAGGCGATGGTCGGGTACGACGCCGTCCGGGTCCCCGTGCTCCAGGGCGGCCGGGGCGCCGCCGATCGGCAGGCGCTGGTGCCGTGGGGCGAGCGACCGGTCGGGCTGCGTCCCGTCGATCGTCCGTGGCCGGGCCGGATCCCGGGGCCGGCTCCGAGCCGGGTCTTCGCCACGCCCCTCGAGGCGGAGGTCGTCGACGAGGCCTCGGTCCCGGTGGCCGTCACGCCGCGCGGGCTGGTGACGGGGGAACCGTGGCGGATCCGGATCGGCCGGCACTGGTGCCCGGTCGCCTCCTGGGCCGGGCCCTGGCCGGTCGACGAGGGGTGGTGGCTCGCGTCGAGCGGAGCCGCGGGCCCGGCCCAGGGGCTGACCGCCCGGTTCCAGGTGGTGGGCGTGGACGGCCGGGCCTGGCTGCTGCGCTGGCACGCGCCCGCCCGCTGGGAGGTGGAGGCGGCCTATGACTGA
- the arr gene encoding NAD(+)--rifampin ADP-ribosyltransferase, translating to MSDVLDEGPFFHGTKADLGVGDLLTAGFRSNYRPEVVMNHIYFTALLDGAGLAAELAPGPAAPRVYAVEPTGAFENDPNVTDKRFPGNPTRSYRSREPLRVVGEVTDWTRLTPEALQAWHDRLAALRADERGEIIN from the coding sequence GTGAGCGACGTGCTGGACGAGGGGCCGTTCTTCCACGGCACGAAGGCCGATCTCGGGGTGGGTGACCTCCTGACCGCGGGCTTCCGGTCGAACTACCGGCCCGAGGTGGTGATGAACCACATCTACTTCACGGCCCTGCTCGACGGCGCCGGGCTCGCCGCCGAGCTCGCGCCGGGGCCGGCCGCGCCACGCGTGTACGCCGTCGAGCCGACCGGCGCCTTCGAGAACGACCCGAATGTCACCGACAAGAGGTTCCCCGGCAATCCCACGCGCTCCTACCGCAGTCGGGAGCCGCTCCGCGTCGTGGGCGAGGTGACCGACTGGACGCGGCTCACTCCCGAGGCGCTGCAGGCCTGGCACGACCGGCTGGCGGCGCTGCGCGCGGACGAGCGCGGCGAGATCATCAACTGA
- a CDS encoding prephenate dehydrogenase, which produces MSETRVLAGPVEIVGTGLIGTSIALACRRAGLDVLLTDTASDHVRTATGLGAGRARTAADVPQLIVVAVPPDALGAVLGQVLDDAGPETVVTDVGSVKAGPLAAVVGHPAVSRYVGSHPMAGTEHSGPLAANAELFDGRPWAITPGPEAAPAATRVVEALAAVCGAVPVHLSPVEHDRAVARTSHVPHLMASLVAGTLAGASAEHLALSGTGVRDVTRVAGGDPRLYSQIIGGNASAVAALLAEVRDRLDLALEAVAGGDRVGLESLLAYGQAGTRAIPGKHGAAPQPMAAVRVALPDQPGGLARLFADAGDSGVNIEDVRIDHDPGRPVGLVELDVVEGRAEELRSALESRGWVTHR; this is translated from the coding sequence GTGTCGGAGACGAGAGTGCTCGCAGGCCCGGTCGAGATCGTCGGGACCGGGCTGATCGGCACCTCGATCGCGCTGGCCTGCCGCCGTGCCGGCCTCGACGTGCTGCTCACCGACACCGCCTCCGATCACGTGCGCACCGCGACCGGGCTCGGCGCGGGACGGGCCCGCACGGCGGCCGACGTCCCGCAGCTGATCGTGGTCGCCGTACCCCCGGATGCGCTGGGCGCCGTCCTCGGCCAGGTCCTCGACGACGCCGGACCCGAGACCGTCGTGACCGACGTCGGCAGCGTCAAGGCCGGCCCGCTGGCCGCCGTGGTGGGGCACCCGGCCGTGAGCCGGTACGTCGGCAGCCACCCGATGGCGGGCACCGAGCACTCCGGCCCGCTCGCGGCCAACGCCGAGCTGTTCGACGGCCGACCGTGGGCGATCACCCCCGGTCCGGAGGCCGCGCCCGCCGCGACCCGGGTCGTGGAGGCGCTGGCCGCGGTCTGCGGTGCCGTCCCGGTGCACCTGAGCCCGGTCGAGCACGACCGGGCCGTCGCGCGCACCTCGCACGTGCCGCACCTGATGGCCTCGCTCGTCGCGGGCACGCTCGCGGGCGCCTCGGCCGAGCACCTCGCGCTGTCGGGCACCGGCGTGCGCGACGTCACCCGGGTCGCCGGCGGCGACCCCCGGCTCTACAGCCAGATCATCGGCGGCAACGCGTCCGCCGTCGCCGCCCTGCTCGCCGAGGTCCGCGACCGGCTCGACCTCGCGCTCGAGGCGGTCGCCGGCGGCGACCGGGTCGGCCTGGAGTCACTGCTGGCCTATGGCCAGGCGGGCACCCGTGCCATCCCCGGCAAGCACGGCGCCGCCCCACAGCCGATGGCGGCGGTCCGGGTGGCCCTGCCCGACCAGCCGGGCGGCCTGGCCCGGCTGTTCGCCGACGCCGGTGACAGCGGCGTCAACATCGAGGACGTGCGGATCGACCACGACCCCGGCCGGCCGGTCGGCCTCGTCGAGCTCGACGTGGTGGAGGGCCGGGCCGAGGAGCTGCGGTCCGCTCTGGAGTCGAGAGGGTGGGTGACCCACCGGTAA
- a CDS encoding lysophospholipid acyltransferase family protein — translation MHHAERFPRTGPAVVAGNHIGFVDGPLMAIFAPRPVHALTKIEMFSGPLGVFLRASGQIPLDRDHTDPAAVRIALRVLREGYAVGVFPEGTRGPGDLERFHGGAAYLALVTGAPVVPLTFLGSRDPGGSSSSLPHRGARIDIVVGEPCAVDAVPWPRTRENVSSTSAALRDHMQQQLAGALDETGRSLPGPLPQGERDE, via the coding sequence GTGCACCACGCCGAGCGGTTCCCGCGGACCGGGCCCGCCGTCGTCGCGGGCAACCACATCGGATTCGTCGACGGGCCGCTGATGGCGATCTTCGCCCCGCGGCCGGTGCACGCGCTGACCAAGATCGAGATGTTCTCCGGACCGCTCGGAGTGTTCCTGCGGGCCTCCGGACAGATCCCGCTGGACCGTGACCACACCGACCCGGCCGCGGTGCGGATCGCGCTGCGGGTGCTCCGCGAGGGGTACGCGGTCGGCGTCTTCCCCGAGGGGACCCGGGGGCCGGGTGACCTGGAGAGGTTCCACGGCGGGGCGGCGTACCTGGCGCTGGTGACGGGCGCGCCCGTCGTACCGCTGACCTTCCTGGGCTCCCGCGATCCGGGTGGATCGAGCAGCTCGCTGCCGCATCGGGGGGCCCGGATCGACATCGTCGTGGGGGAGCCCTGCGCCGTCGATGCGGTGCCCTGGCCCCGGACGCGGGAGAATGTCTCATCTACCTCGGCCGCGCTGCGCGACCACATGCAGCAGCAGCTGGCCGGAGCCCTGGACGAGACGGGGCGGAGCCTGCCCGGCCCGCTCCCGCAAGGAGAACGTGATGAGTGA
- a CDS encoding VOC family protein gives MVSVRTHLWFGNDKAVEAAKFYAEHIPDSSVGQVLTAWTEPGTAVAEVVEFTVAGHEVIGLNAGPEFHLNEAFSFYLRVNGQEEVDHYWDILTADGGEPGPCGWCKDRYGISWQVIPVELEELCGDYTTPANQAACNAMLKMGRIDVAELQAAYDAA, from the coding sequence ATGGTTTCGGTACGCACCCACCTGTGGTTCGGCAACGACAAGGCCGTCGAGGCCGCGAAGTTCTACGCCGAGCACATCCCGGACTCGTCAGTCGGCCAGGTGCTCACCGCCTGGACCGAGCCCGGTACGGCGGTCGCCGAGGTCGTCGAGTTCACCGTCGCCGGTCACGAGGTCATCGGCCTCAACGCCGGCCCCGAGTTCCACCTCAACGAGGCGTTCTCCTTCTACCTCCGCGTCAACGGCCAGGAGGAGGTCGACCACTACTGGGACATCCTCACCGCCGACGGCGGCGAACCCGGTCCCTGCGGCTGGTGCAAGGACAGGTACGGCATCTCCTGGCAGGTCATCCCCGTCGAGCTCGAGGAGCTGTGCGGCGACTACACGACGCCCGCCAACCAGGCGGCCTGCAACGCCATGCTGAAGATGGGCAGGATCGACGTGGCCGAGCTCCAGGCGGCGTACGACGCGGCGTGA
- the der gene encoding ribosome biogenesis GTPase Der — MSEDTPTGVVPVLAVVGRPNVGKSTLVNRILGRREAVVEDIPGVTRDRVSYDAEWAGRAFTLVDTGGWDPDARGMAERIKVQAEVAVTLADAVLFVVDASVGITDADEAVVRVLRKSGKPVVLAANKVDDERAEAEAYGLWNLGLGEPWPVSALHGRGSGDLLDAVLAVLPEAPDRVEEEIGGPRRIAIVGRPNVGKSSLLNKLAGEERVVVDNVAGTTVDPVDELVSLGGRDWRFIDTAGIRKRVKEASGHEYYAWLRTSTAIERAEVCVLVLAGNESIAEQDMRILQEVREAGKALVIAFNKWDLVDAERRYYLDREIERDLVQVQWAPRINITAKTGWHVDRLVPALDRAIEGWETRVSTGALNAFLGRIVAEHPHPVRGGKQPRILFGSQVQSAPPVFKLFTTGKLDQGYERFVERRLREEFGFVGTPIEIKVQPREKRARR; from the coding sequence ATGAGTGAAGACACCCCGACCGGGGTGGTCCCGGTGCTGGCCGTCGTCGGCCGCCCGAACGTCGGCAAGTCGACCCTGGTGAACCGGATCCTCGGTCGCCGCGAGGCGGTCGTCGAGGACATCCCCGGCGTGACCCGTGACCGGGTCTCCTACGACGCCGAGTGGGCCGGTCGCGCGTTCACCCTCGTCGACACCGGCGGCTGGGACCCCGACGCCCGTGGCATGGCCGAGCGGATCAAGGTGCAGGCCGAGGTCGCGGTCACCCTGGCCGACGCCGTGCTCTTCGTCGTCGACGCGTCCGTGGGCATCACCGACGCCGACGAGGCGGTGGTCCGGGTGCTGCGCAAGTCCGGCAAGCCGGTCGTGCTCGCCGCCAACAAGGTCGACGACGAGCGGGCCGAGGCGGAGGCCTACGGCCTGTGGAACCTCGGCCTCGGCGAGCCGTGGCCGGTCTCGGCACTGCACGGCCGCGGCTCGGGCGACCTGCTCGACGCCGTCCTCGCGGTGCTGCCCGAGGCCCCGGACCGGGTGGAGGAGGAGATCGGCGGACCCCGCCGGATCGCCATCGTCGGCCGCCCCAACGTCGGCAAGTCCTCCCTGCTCAACAAGCTCGCCGGCGAGGAGCGTGTCGTCGTCGACAATGTCGCCGGCACCACGGTCGACCCCGTCGACGAGCTGGTGTCGCTCGGCGGCCGCGACTGGCGGTTCATCGACACCGCCGGCATCCGCAAACGGGTCAAGGAGGCCTCGGGACACGAGTACTACGCCTGGCTGCGGACCTCGACCGCGATCGAGCGCGCCGAGGTGTGCGTCCTCGTGCTCGCCGGCAACGAGTCCATCGCCGAGCAGGACATGCGGATCCTGCAGGAGGTGCGCGAGGCCGGCAAGGCGCTCGTGATCGCCTTCAACAAGTGGGATCTCGTCGACGCCGAGCGCCGCTACTACCTCGACCGCGAGATCGAGCGCGACCTGGTGCAGGTGCAGTGGGCGCCGCGGATCAACATCACGGCGAAGACGGGCTGGCACGTCGACCGGCTGGTGCCCGCCCTCGACCGTGCCATCGAGGGCTGGGAGACCCGGGTCTCCACCGGTGCGCTCAACGCCTTCCTGGGCAGGATCGTCGCCGAGCACCCGCACCCGGTCCGTGGCGGCAAGCAGCCGCGGATCCTGTTCGGCAGCCAGGTGCAGAGCGCGCCGCCGGTGTTCAAGCTGTTCACCACCGGCAAGCTCGACCAGGGCTACGAGCGGTTCGTCGAGCGCCGGCTGCGCGAGGAGTTCGGGTTCGTCGGTACGCCCATCGAGATCAAGGTGCAGCCGCGGGAGAAGCGCGCGCGTCGCTAG
- a CDS encoding VOC family protein: MTDTATSAATIRLWAAMQFRDTDAMSAWLRAIGFTEHATHRDEQGTVVHAEWLWPGGGGLMFGAVRPESPLQPAGSGAVYLVTDDPDAVFGAAVAAGASVERAMVDQDYGGRGGSVRDPEGNHWSFGSYQPGADAGA; the protein is encoded by the coding sequence ATGACTGACACAGCGACCTCCGCAGCGACTATCCGGCTCTGGGCGGCGATGCAGTTCCGCGACACCGACGCGATGTCCGCCTGGCTGCGAGCCATCGGCTTCACCGAGCACGCCACCCACCGCGACGAGCAGGGCACCGTGGTCCACGCCGAGTGGCTGTGGCCCGGCGGTGGCGGCCTGATGTTCGGCGCGGTGCGCCCCGAGAGCCCGCTCCAGCCCGCGGGCTCCGGTGCGGTCTATCTGGTGACCGACGACCCCGACGCCGTCTTCGGGGCCGCGGTCGCGGCGGGCGCGAGCGTGGAGCGGGCGATGGTGGACCAGGACTACGGCGGTCGCGGCGGCAGCGTCCGCGACCCCGAGGGCAACCACTGGTCGTTCGGGTCCTACCAGCCGGGCGCCGACGCGGGGGCGTGA
- a CDS encoding RNA polymerase subunit sigma-70, with protein sequence MSVSTRVEERELDSPGEIDEAAFAELAEPHRRELHVHCYRMLGSFEDAEDTVQETFLRAWRRRETFEGRSTFRAWLYRIATNACLDLLAQRRPRAATGGEVRWLQPYPDRLLDELPTDDADGPEALAVDQETIELAYVVAVQHLAPRPRAALILRDVLGWPAKDVAELLGDSLDSVNSALRRARAGMREHLPSERQDWTGGTEDPATREVVRRYVEAGVAADIGALAALLREDIRCSMPPTPGLHAGRDAVVGDWVASGFADLGPLRTVVTAVNRQPAVAFYLWHAEEDAHLPLTIDVLRVTGGRIAEITTFHDDRFAPLGLPARLSR encoded by the coding sequence ATGAGCGTGAGCACACGAGTCGAGGAGCGTGAGTTGGACAGCCCGGGCGAGATCGACGAGGCGGCGTTCGCGGAGCTGGCGGAGCCCCACCGCCGCGAGCTGCACGTGCACTGCTACCGGATGCTGGGATCCTTCGAGGACGCCGAGGACACGGTGCAGGAGACCTTCCTGCGTGCCTGGCGGCGGCGGGAGACCTTCGAGGGCCGCTCCACCTTCCGGGCCTGGTTGTACCGCATCGCCACCAACGCCTGCCTGGACCTACTGGCCCAGCGCCGGCCGCGGGCCGCGACCGGCGGCGAGGTGCGGTGGCTGCAGCCCTATCCGGACCGACTGCTCGACGAGCTGCCCACAGACGACGCGGACGGACCGGAGGCGCTCGCCGTGGACCAGGAGACGATCGAGCTGGCCTACGTGGTCGCGGTCCAGCACCTCGCTCCGCGCCCGCGGGCCGCGCTGATCCTGCGCGACGTGCTCGGTTGGCCGGCCAAGGACGTCGCGGAACTGCTCGGCGACTCGCTCGACTCGGTGAACAGCGCGCTGCGGCGTGCGCGCGCCGGCATGCGTGAGCACCTGCCCTCCGAGCGGCAGGACTGGACCGGCGGCACGGAGGATCCCGCCACCCGCGAGGTGGTACGTCGCTACGTCGAGGCCGGTGTCGCCGCGGACATCGGCGCCCTCGCCGCGCTGCTGCGCGAGGACATCCGCTGCTCGATGCCGCCGACGCCCGGCCTGCACGCCGGCCGCGACGCCGTCGTGGGCGACTGGGTAGCGAGCGGCTTCGCCGATCTGGGCCCCCTGCGCACCGTCGTCACCGCGGTGAACCGGCAGCCCGCGGTCGCCTTCTACCTCTGGCACGCGGAGGAGGACGCCCATCTGCCGCTGACCATCGACGTCCTGCGCGTCACCGGTGGCCGGATCGCCGAGATCACCACCTTCCACGACGACCGGTTCGCGCCGCTCGGACTCCCGGCGCGGCTGTCGCGCTGA
- the cmk gene encoding (d)CMP kinase, whose translation MNAPVNVVVAVDGTSGSGKSSTCRAVADRLGLRYLDTGAQYRAITWWMLDQGVDVHDPAAVAVRAGEPVLASGTDPLAPTITVDGRDVSVEIRSDEVNAAVSPVSAVPEVRSRLVDLQRTIIAPVDGPRGGIVVEGRDIGSVVWPQAELKVYLTADPAARAARRALENGGADVTATQESLLARDRIDSGRAVAPLTMADGAIHVDSTELTLDEVVDVVVGLVMERR comes from the coding sequence GTGAACGCGCCGGTGAACGTAGTCGTAGCAGTGGACGGAACCTCCGGCTCGGGCAAGTCCAGCACCTGTCGCGCGGTCGCCGACCGGCTCGGGCTGCGCTACCTCGACACGGGCGCGCAGTACCGCGCGATCACCTGGTGGATGCTCGACCAGGGGGTCGACGTGCACGACCCGGCCGCGGTCGCCGTACGCGCGGGGGAGCCGGTGCTGGCCTCCGGCACCGACCCGCTCGCGCCCACCATCACCGTCGACGGTCGTGATGTCTCCGTCGAGATCCGCAGCGACGAGGTCAACGCCGCTGTCTCGCCGGTCAGCGCGGTGCCCGAGGTCCGCTCGCGGCTGGTCGACCTCCAGCGCACGATCATCGCCCCCGTCGACGGACCCCGGGGCGGAATCGTCGTCGAGGGCCGCGACATCGGCTCCGTCGTCTGGCCGCAGGCCGAGCTCAAGGTCTACCTCACCGCCGACCCGGCCGCACGGGCCGCCCGCCGGGCCCTGGAGAACGGCGGTGCCGACGTCACCGCCACCCAGGAGTCCCTGCTCGCCCGCGACCGGATCGACTCCGGCCGGGCGGTCGCCCCGCTGACCATGGCCGACGGCGCGATCCACGTCGACTCCACCGAGCTGACCCTGGACGAGGTCGTCGACGTGGTGGTGGGCCTGGTGATGGAGCGCCGGTGA